In Streptococcus parauberis NCFD 2020, the sequence AATTAGCTGACTTTGCTCAAGGTGCGGATCTATTTCTGGCAGATGTTTATCTATATGAAGGAAATGAGAATCATTTCGCTCACCTAACGAGTAAAGAAGCAGGGCAAATTGCTCAGCAAGCTAGGGTTAAGAAACTTGTTTTAACCCATATGCCCCCTGTGGCACCGCAAGGGATTGACTCCGAAAACCATTTGGCCCTTTTAAAGGCTGAAACAGTGAAATATGCTGGGGCTATTCCTGTTGACTTGGCCATGCCACATCTGTCATGGGATTTGGGGTCGTTAAAGTAATGGAGTACAGTCTAGAAGAAAAAGAAAATTTTATGCGTGAGGCTCTTCGTGAGGCTGAGAAGTCATTAGCTAAGGAGGAAATTCCAATTGGCTGTGTGATTGTGAAGGATGGGCAAATCATTGGCCGGGGGCATAATGCGCGTGAGGAGTTAAATCAAGCCATTATGCATGCCGAAATGATGGCCATTAGTCAAGCAAATGCTCACGAAGGTAATTGGCGCCTGCTTGAGACGACCATGTTTGTGACCATTGAACCCTGTGTCATGTGTAGTGGTGCTATTGGTCTGGCGCGAATTCCTAAGGTCATCTATGGTGCTGCAAATCAAAAATTCGGGGGTGCGCAAAGTCTCTATCAAATTTTGACCGATGAGCGTCTTAATCATCGTGTCGAACTTGAAACAGGTGTCTTAGAAGCTGACTGTGCAGCCATTATGCAATCTTTCTTTCGGCAAAATCGCTTGCGCAAAAAGGAAGCTAAACGACTAGCCCAAGAGGCTGAAAAGTCCTAACTTGCAATAATACCAATTTATGTTACAATATAATTCGGAGCAACACTTGTGCGTGAAGTGGGTCAGGGGAGGAATCCAGCAGCCCTAAGCGATTTCAGGTGTGTGCTCTTTTTTTGAAAAAAATAAGGTAAAAAGCACAAAAAATTCACTACCTATGTTATACTTTAATTGAAATTTTTAATATTTTAGTTTGCGTTAGAACTGTTGCCTCAGTCCTAGCGCTTTTGTTTTGTTGTAAGTTTGATGGGTGGATAAAACACTGTAAATAATGCGAAGTAATTTTTGTGCACATGCAATGACTGCTTTCATCTTACTTCCTCGTTGGGAAATTCTACTATATAGTGAAGAAAAAGCCTTGTCTTTAGAGTGTGCAGCAATCATTCCTGACATGGTTAAAGCCTGCTTAATATACGGGTTTTCTTGTGTGATATGTGATGATTTCTTAATTCCTGCGCTTACATAAGAACCAGGACAAAGCCCAGCCCAAGAAGTTAAATGTCCATCTGTTTGAAAAGCCTCTACATTTGGACCGATTTCAGCTAAAACAGTGGCAGCACAGTGTTCACTAACACCTGGAATTGTTACTAAAAGTTCATATTCTGTTTGAAAATGTAGAGTAATATATGGCACTGCATCCAATAAATGAGACACAAGAAAAACACTCCTGTAGAATTCTAGTAAAATAGAATCAGGAGTGTTTTATTATGGTCAAAAAAGCTTACTCGTTAGAAACCAAATTAGCCTGTATTGAAATGAAGAAATCAGGTAAGCCCGAAAAAGTTATTATGGATAGACTTGGAATGTATGAGGGGGCAATCAGACCACATCTGCCTAGTTGAGCAATCCACTCAGCATCTTTCATGTCGGTCTTACGACCAGGCACATTCTTGATATGTTGAGGATTGGCAAGTACAAGAGTTAGCATATTAGAATCCGAAAAGATATTGAAAAGTGGTAGCCAGTATTGACCGGTGCTCTCAAAGAATACGTGCGACACATGGTTTTCTTCCAGCCAAGCCATAGCTTTCCGAAGAGAAAGGGTCGTTGTACCAAACTTCTTTTGGACTTTCTTAGGTTTGTTAGTATCTAGTGGACCATCAAGGATACAACAAACAATTGATTTCTGATGGACAACAATGCCACAACAGGTTTCAATCATGACTTCCATAGTAAAAACCTCCTGTTATCTATTGAACAATAGGAACAAGAGGATTCTAGTGATTTTATTTTCACGCTCAAGGCGTAGTCGAGTTGTCTCAGGGATCTTGTTCATCCAGTTTTTTGTACGAGCTAGGCAAATCTCCATTAAAGACCTCGGATTTGTACTGTTCACCTTAATTATAAGCTAAACGGTTTTTTCTGTCATAAGTTAGCAGGTGGAACCTGCTTAGAGTTTTTTGTTTGAATAAATAAGCCGCAAAAATTAGACAAAGAATCTAACTTTTTTGAGTTTTCTACTATATTAATAGTAGATATTCTTTGTGAAAATTTTGTTCTCAAATAAGAAAATAATATTATATTAAAAATTTAAAATTTAGAGCTGATTATTAAAAATTGTGATATAATTAAAATGAGTAAACTAGATTTAAATGGGGGAGAGTGTACATTTGAAGAAATATACTGGTTTTATTATGCTATCAGTATTATTGATAGCTTTAACTGCGGGCTTATCTATTACTGTTTTAACATCTCGAAATGAGAAAAAAGCTGAGGACAAAACGGTAACCGCAAAATATTTTGAAGGTAAAGAGCTACCAATATTTAAAATGACTACTACTGATGGGAAAATCATTGATTCACAAGGTTTAGAAGGTAAGCCGACAGTGATTATGGAGTGGGCAAGTTGGTGTCCTCATTGTCAAGATGCTATGCCCATTATGAATAAAAAGTATTTGAAATATAAAGATAAAGTTAACTTCGTATTCCTAAACGCGAATGGTTCATCTAACGGTGTAGAAACAAAAGAAAAAGCAGCTAAATATATCAAAGATAAAAATTATCAAATACCTTTTGTTTATGATATGAATATGGAGTCATCTGATTTGTTAAAAGTTGACTCAGTACCTACTTATTTTTTTGTTGACAAATCTGGGAAAGTACAAAATGTTACAACAGCTGATTTAACATCTGATGATGTTGAGAAGCTTTTGGCTAAAATAATGTCTTAAAATTTAGAGATATAAATGGGGAAAGTTTTATGGAGAGAAAATTAATTCGTGTAACGAAGACTTCAGTAGTATCGTTACTATCAGTGACAGCATTGAGTCAATTTGTCGTTGTTCACGCTGATACTACATCAACTACTGATGCAGCATCAGCTCCTCAAGAGTCAGCAGTAGTAGTTCCGAGTTCGTCGGATCCAGTAGTATCTGAAAATAATACACCGGCAGAAATGACTACTGACTCTGTGGTAACAACAGCGGTCGATGCACCAGCAACAACATATACATTAGTGCCTGAGGAAACACCAGCTATGTCCGCGCCGGTTGTATTGGCCGCAGAAACAGATCCACCAGTGGATGAAGACATTCCTAATTTGGAAGAGGAACAGCAAATTAAGAATGTGAACGATACTTTAGACATGATCGTAGAATTTTATAATTCAGGTGGTGTGGTAGATGCTCAAGCTGTATTTGAAGATTCTGCTTCCGATTTTGCTGCAATCAATAACATTGTTGATATGGTTGCATCAAAAAAAGCATTATTACAACGAATTGAAGATGTTAGAGCGCTAATTTATGGAACAACGCCAACACCAGTTGTTACTACAAGAGTTGAAGCTATTCCAATGACAACAACTTATGTTGCGGATCCTAATGCCACAGCAGGTGTACAAACAGTGACAACAGCTGGAAAAGATGGTGTTAAGACTTATACAACGACAAATGGAGTTGAAGATAAGGGTGTTATCACGACCCCAATGACTCCAAAAGTTGTGAGCGTCGGAACTAAATCATTAGTCGTCACAGAGGCAGTTGTAGCCCCAGCTGACATTGAACAAGCAGATGCGACCTTGGAAAAAGGGCAACGTGTTCTGGTTAGTCCAGCAAAAGATGGCAGCAAAACAAGCACAACGACATATAGTTTAGATACAAGTACAGGTAAAGTCACAGC encodes:
- the tadA gene encoding tRNA adenosine(34) deaminase TadA — protein: MEYSLEEKENFMREALREAEKSLAKEEIPIGCVIVKDGQIIGRGHNAREELNQAIMHAEMMAISQANAHEGNWRLLETTMFVTIEPCVMCSGAIGLARIPKVIYGAANQKFGGAQSLYQILTDERLNHRVELETGVLEADCAAIMQSFFRQNRLRKKEAKRLAQEAEKS
- a CDS encoding IS110 family transposase, whose translation is MSHLLDAVPYITLHFQTEYELLVTIPGVSEHCAATVLAEIGPNVEAFQTDGHLTSWAGLCPGSYVSAGIKKSSHITQENPYIKQALTMSGMIAAHSKDKAFSSLYSRISQRGSKMKAVIACAQKLLRIIYSVLSTHQTYNKTKALGLRQQF
- a CDS encoding IS110 family transposase — protein: MEVMIETCCGIVVHQKSIVCCILDGPLDTNKPKKVQKKFGTTTLSLRKAMAWLEENHVSHVFFESTGQYWLPLFNIFSDSNMLTLVLANPQHIKNVPGRKTDMKDAEWIAQLGRCGLIAPSYIPSLSIITFSGLPDFFISIQANLVSNE
- a CDS encoding TlpA family protein disulfide reductase, whose amino-acid sequence is MKKYTGFIMLSVLLIALTAGLSITVLTSRNEKKAEDKTVTAKYFEGKELPIFKMTTTDGKIIDSQGLEGKPTVIMEWASWCPHCQDAMPIMNKKYLKYKDKVNFVFLNANGSSNGVETKEKAAKYIKDKNYQIPFVYDMNMESSDLLKVDSVPTYFFVDKSGKVQNVTTADLTSDDVEKLLAKIMS